The bacterium genome includes a window with the following:
- a CDS encoding ABC transporter ATP-binding protein/permease, translating to MNTLNRLFQKYVFPHKWKLAIVILISLFTSLVTYLFGFMAKIIVDIVIPQKNILLLFSLLGGYSLIHLFACSASSFNRYQIAALGQRIVFSLRCDLHQKLQSLAMRYFDQHKVGKLVARVMDDSDVVESIATTTLVTTITSVAALVVAVVILLSLDYKLAIIALIALPLAATSFATMSKRLKIISTDIRARNAELYSQLSEVLTGAEVVKSFAQEKKEIRNFFQRSKHLIRLFVRRAMISAGLGTASAIISAGCTGVILWLGVLKVKAGWSLGSMLWFYSTTALLFGPVNNLTSILLNSQYLMVVMKRIFGLLDEKVEIHDSKQAIFLEKIKGQVTFSHVSLKYREGQNIDLSDLSFEIPVGSRVSLIGPSGSGKTSLVSLLFRLYDSTTGYIFIDGHNIKDVKLTSLRSNIAMVPQEASIFSGTVADNIRYGRIQASAKKIINAAKMAEIHDFIMSLHEKYETEIGERGMSLSGGQKQRLCIARALLSNHGILILDDSSSALDAETEARIQKTLDKVMKGKTCFIITHRLRTAMQADIIIVMREGKIVEMGSHSELLKLGGFYQRIYQKQNS from the coding sequence ATGAACACGTTAAATAGACTTTTTCAGAAATATGTTTTCCCTCATAAATGGAAACTGGCTATTGTGATCCTCATCTCACTTTTTACATCTTTAGTCACTTATCTTTTTGGCTTCATGGCAAAGATTATAGTGGATATAGTAATTCCTCAGAAAAACATTCTTTTACTTTTCAGTCTTTTAGGAGGTTATAGTCTGATTCATCTTTTTGCTTGTTCCGCCAGTAGTTTCAACCGCTACCAGATCGCTGCTCTGGGTCAAAGAATTGTTTTCTCTTTGAGGTGTGATTTGCATCAGAAACTTCAAAGTTTAGCTATGCGCTACTTTGACCAGCACAAAGTTGGAAAACTAGTAGCCCGGGTAATGGATGATTCCGATGTGGTAGAGAGTATAGCTACTACAACTCTGGTTACTACTATTACCAGTGTGGCTGCTTTGGTAGTGGCCGTTGTCATTTTACTGAGTCTTGATTATAAGTTGGCAATTATCGCTCTAATAGCTCTTCCTCTAGCAGCCACTTCCTTTGCTACAATGAGCAAGCGTCTGAAGATAATAAGCACTGATATACGAGCCCGCAATGCAGAATTGTATTCCCAGCTTTCAGAGGTGCTCACCGGAGCTGAGGTGGTAAAGAGTTTTGCTCAAGAAAAAAAAGAAATAAGAAATTTCTTCCAACGCTCAAAACATCTCATTCGACTCTTTGTCAGGAGAGCCATGATCTCCGCGGGATTAGGCACTGCCAGTGCAATTATCTCTGCTGGTTGCACAGGAGTTATTCTATGGCTTGGCGTGCTTAAAGTAAAAGCAGGCTGGTCCCTCGGTTCAATGCTCTGGTTCTATTCGACTACAGCTCTTCTTTTTGGTCCGGTAAACAACCTTACCTCAATACTTCTTAACAGCCAATATTTGATGGTGGTGATGAAAAGAATTTTTGGGCTGCTGGATGAAAAGGTGGAGATTCATGATTCTAAACAAGCTATATTCTTAGAAAAAATAAAAGGGCAGGTCACATTCAGTCACGTGTCTCTAAAATACAGGGAAGGACAAAACATAGATCTTTCTGACCTCAGTTTTGAAATTCCTGTAGGGAGCAGAGTAAGTCTTATCGGGCCAAGTGGTTCGGGCAAGACTTCTTTAGTCAGTCTATTATTTCGTCTTTACGATTCTACTACAGGATACATCTTTATAGATGGACATAATATCAAAGATGTAAAGCTAACATCCTTGAGATCCAACATTGCTATGGTTCCTCAGGAAGCATCCATATTTTCGGGCACTGTTGCCGATAATATAAGATATGGCCGCATACAAGCCAGCGCTAAGAAAATAATTAATGCGGCAAAAATGGCTGAGATACACGATTTTATTATGTCTCTCCACGAAAAATATGAGACTGAAATCGGAGAAAGAGGCATGAGTCTCTCCGGAGGACAGAAACAAAGACTCTGTATAGCTCGGGCTCTGCTTTCAAATCATGGAATCCTTATTCTGGATGACAGTAGCTCTGCCCTTGATGCTGAGACTGAAGCACGTATCCAGAAAACCCTGGATAAGGTTATGAAAGGAAAAACCTGTTTTATTATTACTCACCGGTTACGCACTGCCATGCAAGCCGATATTATCATTGTCATGCGCGAGGGAAAAATTGTGGAAATGGGTTCTCATAGTGAATTACTGAAACTGGGTGGATTTTACCAGCGGATTTACCAAAAACAGAACTCTTAA